A window from Pirellulales bacterium encodes these proteins:
- a CDS encoding chloride channel protein — protein MDGKGDFTADNRLLWLAGLAIPIGLVCAVVAMALQRLIGLFTNLFYFQHFSIPDHLVAPGEHTLGWVAIFVPVVGGLIVGLMARYGSERIRGHGIPEAIEAILIGSSRMQPRVAVLKPLSSAVSIGSGGPFGAEGPIIMTGGALGSIVAQVFHMTPAERKTLLVAGAAGGMAATFGTPVAAVLLAVELLLFEWKPRSLIPVALASATATLMRPYLGLGAMPMIPVPAHLDSPTLTTLLSALLVGLSGGILSLALTSAVYASENAFHRLPIHWMWWPALGGLVVGIGGFFEPRALGVGYQVIEGILQGKYVAQTLIGLMVVKGLIWSIALGSGTSGGVLAPLLMMGSMLGVVEATLLPGHDARLWALVCMAAVMGGTMRAPLTGVIFGLETTYDVRALLPLLIGSIVAHGFTVLVMKRSILTEKVARRGYHVSQEYSVDPLERLLVSQVMSADIVSVPAALPIKELVLQYFSGHGPKKHQGYPVVDESDRLLGVVTKTDLLDEWTSNMMAGGDGSDGHLSHIIAFDLVNRSPITISPEETCRTAAERMAQAGVGRLLVVRPQQPSRVIGVVTRSDLLKSRARHTEEEFVRERFLGARLPAAAKGELPKSA, from the coding sequence ATGGACGGCAAAGGAGATTTCACCGCCGACAACCGGCTGCTCTGGCTGGCGGGCCTCGCAATCCCGATCGGTTTGGTGTGCGCGGTCGTGGCGATGGCGCTGCAGCGGCTCATCGGGCTGTTCACCAATCTCTTTTATTTCCAGCATTTCTCGATTCCCGATCACCTCGTCGCTCCCGGGGAGCACACGCTCGGCTGGGTGGCCATCTTCGTGCCGGTGGTCGGCGGCCTGATCGTCGGCCTGATGGCCCGCTACGGTTCCGAACGGATTCGCGGGCACGGCATCCCTGAGGCGATCGAAGCGATCTTGATCGGCTCCAGCCGAATGCAGCCGCGGGTGGCCGTGCTCAAGCCCCTTTCCTCGGCCGTCTCGATCGGCTCCGGCGGGCCGTTCGGGGCCGAAGGGCCGATCATCATGACCGGCGGCGCGTTGGGCTCGATCGTCGCGCAGGTTTTTCACATGACGCCGGCCGAGCGCAAGACGCTCCTCGTCGCCGGTGCGGCCGGCGGAATGGCGGCGACGTTTGGCACGCCGGTGGCCGCCGTCTTGTTGGCGGTCGAGTTGCTCCTATTCGAATGGAAGCCGCGGAGCCTGATCCCGGTGGCGCTAGCGAGCGCGACGGCGACGCTGATGCGCCCTTACCTGGGTCTGGGCGCGATGCCCATGATCCCTGTGCCAGCGCATCTCGATTCCCCGACGTTGACCACGCTGCTCTCGGCGCTGCTGGTCGGCTTGAGCGGCGGAATCTTGTCGCTTGCGCTCACTTCCGCCGTTTACGCTTCGGAAAATGCCTTTCATCGGCTGCCGATCCACTGGATGTGGTGGCCGGCGCTGGGAGGATTGGTTGTCGGAATCGGCGGCTTTTTCGAGCCGCGGGCGCTGGGGGTCGGCTATCAAGTGATTGAAGGCATATTGCAGGGCAAATACGTCGCTCAAACGCTAATCGGCCTGATGGTCGTCAAGGGGTTGATCTGGTCGATCGCGCTGGGGTCTGGAACTTCCGGGGGAGTGCTGGCGCCACTGTTGATGATGGGAAGCATGCTGGGAGTCGTCGAAGCAACGCTGCTACCCGGCCACGATGCGCGGCTCTGGGCGCTGGTCTGCATGGCCGCCGTGATGGGTGGCACGATGCGAGCGCCGCTTACGGGAGTGATCTTCGGTCTCGAGACGACTTACGACGTCCGCGCGCTTTTGCCGCTGTTGATCGGCTCGATCGTCGCGCATGGCTTCACGGTGCTCGTCATGAAGCGCTCGATTCTGACGGAAAAGGTGGCTCGCCGCGGCTACCATGTGAGCCAGGAATACTCGGTCGATCCGCTGGAACGCCTGTTGGTGAGCCAGGTGATGTCGGCCGACATCGTCTCCGTGCCCGCCGCGCTGCCGATCAAGGAGTTGGTGCTGCAATACTTTTCGGGGCACGGACCGAAAAAGCATCAGGGGTATCCCGTCGTAGATGAATCCGATCGCTTGCTGGGCGTCGTGACCAAGACCGACCTGCTCGATGAATGGACGTCGAATATGATGGCCGGCGGCGATGGCAGCGACGGCCATTTGAGCCACATCATCGCCTTCGATCTCGTGAATCGTTCGCCCATTACCATTTCGCCCGAGGAGACGTGCCGAACGGCGGCGGAGCGGATGGCGCAGGCGGGCGTCGGGCGACTGCTGGTTGTGCGGCCGCAGCAGCCGAGCCGAGTGATCGGCGTCGTCACGCGGAGTGATCTCTTGAAATCTCGGGCCCGGCACACCGAGGAGGAATTCGTGCGCGAGCGGTTCCTGGGGGCACGGCTGCCGGCGGCCGCCAAGGGCGAACTGCCGAAGTCCGCTTGA
- a CDS encoding alpha/beta fold hydrolase: protein MSRNAAICSRSSIDCRLGLLLCCAVAIVCLAPRNSRADDPTGAAGKAEGPPKPKTIQLETNDGLQMEATYYPSPSENPKDAVPILMLHGWKGSGADYEKLAFDMQKQGHAVVVPDLRGHGKSTQIRAGTELRTIDQALMGKAGFEAMVTQDVEAVKKFLLERNNAGELNIEKLCVIGADMGAVVAMNWAVHDWAAPKLLTGKQGQDVKALVLISPPLNFHGISVVNALSSPTLQTELSVLIVVGGDKGNKGALDDAQRVYKRFGALRPKPPTDPDEARKRQDLFLDILKTSLQGAKILDDRKLETQVSADIGQFIAWRLVDQRFPWSMRKSALGD from the coding sequence ATGAGTCGCAACGCCGCCATTTGTTCACGATCCTCGATCGATTGTCGTCTAGGGTTGCTGCTCTGCTGCGCGGTGGCGATCGTCTGCTTGGCGCCGCGCAACTCTCGTGCGGACGATCCCACCGGAGCCGCGGGAAAGGCGGAGGGCCCGCCAAAGCCGAAGACAATTCAACTCGAGACGAACGACGGCCTGCAAATGGAGGCGACGTACTACCCGTCGCCCAGCGAGAATCCAAAAGACGCCGTGCCGATCCTCATGCTCCACGGTTGGAAGGGAAGCGGCGCGGATTACGAAAAATTGGCTTTCGACATGCAGAAGCAGGGCCATGCCGTGGTCGTTCCCGATCTCCGCGGGCACGGCAAGAGCACGCAAATCAGGGCCGGAACCGAGCTGCGCACGATCGATCAGGCCTTGATGGGCAAGGCCGGCTTCGAGGCCATGGTCACTCAGGACGTCGAGGCCGTGAAGAAATTCCTGCTGGAAAGAAACAACGCCGGAGAGCTGAATATCGAAAAGCTGTGCGTGATCGGCGCCGACATGGGGGCCGTCGTGGCGATGAACTGGGCCGTTCACGATTGGGCCGCGCCCAAGCTGCTCACCGGCAAGCAAGGGCAAGACGTCAAGGCCCTGGTGCTGATCTCGCCGCCGTTGAACTTTCACGGCATCAGCGTCGTGAATGCCCTGTCCAGCCCGACGCTCCAAACCGAGCTTTCGGTGTTGATCGTGGTGGGCGGAGACAAGGGGAACAAAGGAGCGCTCGACGATGCCCAGCGCGTCTACAAGCGGTTCGGAGCGCTCCGTCCCAAGCCGCCGACCGATCCCGACGAGGCGCGCAAGCGGCAGGACCTGTTCCTCGACATCCTCAAGACCAGCCTGCAAGGGGCCAAGATTCTGGACGACCGAAAGCTCGAGACCCAAGTTAGCGCCGACATCGGGCAATTCATCGCGTGGCGCCTTGTAGATCAACGATTCCCCTGGTCGATGCGCAAATCGGCGCTGGGGGATTAA
- a CDS encoding division/cell wall cluster transcriptional repressor MraZ, with product MLLTGTFVRAIDEKLRLAIPKRLRDLLGARPDRLLFVTPGTDRSLAIYTEETLGQLALRLAAASPAGPDVRAFNRLFYAQAQPAELDSQGRIRIPPELAKLAGLGREAVLLGVQDHLELWDRNRWEEYLAGRQARYDQIAEAAFSAGGEKQAKPE from the coding sequence ATGCTGCTGACCGGCACTTTTGTCCGGGCAATCGATGAAAAGCTGCGATTGGCTATCCCCAAGAGACTTCGCGACCTGCTCGGCGCCAGACCGGATCGATTGCTCTTCGTGACGCCCGGAACGGATCGATCGTTGGCCATTTACACGGAGGAAACGCTCGGCCAGTTGGCCCTTCGCCTCGCGGCTGCTTCGCCGGCGGGACCGGATGTGCGGGCCTTCAATCGCTTGTTTTACGCCCAGGCTCAGCCGGCCGAACTGGACAGCCAGGGCCGAATTCGCATTCCGCCCGAATTGGCGAAACTGGCTGGTTTGGGTCGCGAGGCCGTGTTGTTGGGAGTGCAGGATCATTTGGAACTTTGGGACCGTAACCGCTGGGAAGAATACCTAGCCGGCCGACAAGCCCGCTACGACCAGATCGCCGAAGCGGCGTTTTCAGCCGGCGGCGAGAAACAAGCAAAACCTGAGTGA
- the queA gene encoding tRNA preQ1(34) S-adenosylmethionine ribosyltransferase-isomerase QueA, with the protein MSDLDAYDYDLPRNLIAQEPLANRADARLLVVDRSGSTLAHSHVRDLPQILRPGDLLVLNDTRVVPARLIGRRTATGGHWEGLFLQVDEQGLWRLLARSRGKMPCGETITLVDPVWKDDIRLRLVERLEGGIWVMNAESGEPALAILDRLGRVPLPPYIRHGEMMPADRERYQTVFARQPGAVAAPTAGLHFTPELLRRLQEAGIEICYVTLHVGLDTFRPVTVDRLADHKMHREWGQIDAAAVERIAACRGHGGRIVAVGTTSVRVLESAAADGPLKPWSGWTNLFIRPPYAFRAVDAVLTNFHLPRTTLLVLVRTFGGDDLVHRAYEEAIRQEYRFYSYGDAMLIQ; encoded by the coding sequence GTGTCTGATCTCGACGCCTACGATTATGACTTGCCGCGGAATTTGATCGCGCAGGAGCCGCTTGCCAATCGGGCGGATGCGCGGCTGTTGGTCGTCGATCGGAGCGGCAGCACGCTTGCGCATAGCCACGTCCGCGATTTGCCGCAGATTCTCAGGCCGGGCGATCTCTTGGTGCTCAACGATACGCGTGTCGTGCCGGCCCGCTTGATCGGCCGACGCACGGCGACGGGCGGGCATTGGGAGGGGCTCTTCCTGCAAGTCGACGAACAGGGGCTGTGGCGGCTGCTGGCCCGATCGCGCGGCAAAATGCCCTGCGGCGAGACGATCACGCTGGTCGATCCGGTATGGAAGGATGACATTCGGCTGCGACTCGTCGAGCGGCTGGAGGGCGGCATCTGGGTCATGAACGCCGAAAGCGGCGAGCCGGCGCTGGCGATTTTGGATCGGCTCGGGCGAGTTCCGTTGCCCCCCTATATTCGTCACGGCGAGATGATGCCGGCTGACCGAGAGCGTTATCAAACCGTTTTTGCCCGCCAACCCGGCGCCGTCGCCGCGCCGACGGCCGGCTTGCACTTCACGCCGGAACTTTTGCGGCGGCTGCAAGAAGCTGGGATCGAAATCTGCTACGTGACACTGCACGTGGGCCTCGACACGTTTCGCCCGGTCACGGTTGACCGGCTCGCCGATCACAAGATGCACAGGGAGTGGGGCCAGATCGACGCGGCGGCGGTCGAGCGAATCGCCGCGTGCCGCGGCCACGGGGGCCGAATCGTGGCCGTCGGCACAACTTCGGTCCGAGTGCTGGAATCCGCAGCGGCGGATGGTCCGTTGAAACCGTGGAGCGGCTGGACGAATCTATTCATCCGACCGCCGTACGCGTTTCGCGCGGTGGACGCCGTGTTGACCAACTTCCATCTCCCGCGGACCACGCTGCTCGTGCTCGTTCGCACATTCGGCGGCGACGACTTGGTCCACCGCGCCTACGAAGAAGCAATCCGGCAGGAGTATCGGTTTTACAGTTACGGCGATGCGATGCTGATTCAGTAG
- a CDS encoding LysM peptidoglycan-binding domain-containing protein, whose translation MSRRTKFILVAIVIVVGFGLAWQFRKRGPSLVDTERTTPFAAPSRLAPADLSVNSAASPAPAGQAESSAPFVTRPTSAAPASPSSAAANWQPPAQTSAASIENSAVRPKQGVADDGGVPELSTAFTGGRDAKGPSPIGGDGPSIDSSPRLESSIDSGLGPSHKVADGDTLTQLAQHYLGSADRWRELYEFNRDVLADPELLPIGAELRIPTAPFPVAQEVPPAATQQPLARNVSQPINAPENRRGLSPFVESSEQKGTVPLPADGFQEGRQSEASLAPVTSVPPAGNAAPAPTDPPSARLQRLPPVVGPVARALRVAPRTYVVQSGDTLNSIAEKLYGDGRHEDLLREANRNLLQSGQPLQPGTVLVVPLGERH comes from the coding sequence GTGAGTCGGCGCACGAAGTTCATCCTGGTGGCGATCGTAATCGTCGTTGGCTTCGGCCTGGCGTGGCAGTTCCGCAAACGCGGCCCGTCGCTGGTTGACACGGAGCGAACTACGCCGTTTGCCGCACCCAGCCGGCTCGCGCCGGCGGATTTGTCCGTCAATTCGGCAGCGTCGCCCGCGCCCGCCGGACAAGCGGAATCGTCCGCGCCGTTTGTCACTCGCCCGACGAGCGCGGCGCCCGCTTCGCCATCGTCAGCCGCCGCGAACTGGCAACCGCCCGCCCAGACGTCCGCGGCGTCTATCGAGAATTCGGCAGTTCGGCCGAAGCAAGGGGTCGCGGACGACGGCGGCGTGCCAGAGCTTTCGACCGCGTTCACTGGCGGGCGCGATGCAAAAGGCCCCAGTCCGATCGGCGGCGACGGCCCATCGATCGACAGCAGCCCGCGGCTGGAAAGCTCGATCGACTCCGGTTTGGGCCCATCGCACAAAGTGGCCGACGGCGATACGCTAACCCAGTTGGCCCAGCACTACCTGGGTAGCGCCGACCGCTGGCGCGAGCTGTACGAATTCAATCGCGATGTGCTTGCCGATCCCGAGCTGCTGCCGATCGGCGCGGAGCTGCGCATTCCGACCGCCCCTTTCCCCGTCGCGCAAGAAGTGCCGCCAGCCGCGACGCAGCAACCGCTCGCGCGCAACGTGAGCCAGCCGATCAACGCGCCGGAAAACCGTCGGGGACTGTCCCCTTTTGTGGAGTCTTCGGAACAAAAGGGGACTGTCCCCCTCCCCGCGGACGGTTTTCAGGAAGGCCGCCAATCTGAAGCAAGCCTCGCTCCCGTGACGAGCGTTCCCCCGGCGGGCAATGCCGCCCCGGCGCCGACCGACCCACCATCGGCCAGACTGCAAAGGCTGCCGCCGGTTGTTGGCCCTGTCGCTCGAGCGCTCCGTGTCGCGCCGCGGACCTACGTCGTGCAATCGGGTGACACGCTCAATTCGATCGCCGAAAAGCTCTACGGCGATGGCCGCCACGAAGACCTGCTGCGCGAGGCCAACCGCAATCTGCTGCAAAGCGGTCAACCGCTTCAGCCCGGCACGGTGCTCGTCGTGCCACTCGGCGAGCGGCATTAG
- a CDS encoding aminotransferase class V-fold PLP-dependent enzyme, which translates to MPLQLPIYMDNHSTTRVDPRVLEAMLPYFDEKYGNAGSTNHPFGWEAKESVDRARETIAATVGAQPREIVFTSGATESNNLAIRGVTESVGARGNQIVSVATEHKAVLDPLMHLGRRDFEITLLSVEQAGGPRAGLISPEQVADAISDKTALVSVMLANNEIGAIQPIAEIAAVCRERGVPLHCDATQAVGKIQVDVVQLGIDLMSFSAHKVYGPKGVGALFVRRQRPAVKLEPQIDGGGQEHGLRSGTLDVPGIVGFGKALEIAAAELPAEMNRLAALRSRLYAGLQERLSGVSLNGPVLEIPGPRLPGNLNLSFAYVDGEALLLNMRDLAVSSGSACTSANPEPSHVLRALGIDEDLVRASLRFGLGRFNTEEEVDFAILKVVETVSRLRQLSSLA; encoded by the coding sequence ATGCCGTTGCAATTGCCGATCTACATGGACAACCACTCGACGACTCGCGTTGATCCGCGGGTGTTGGAGGCGATGTTGCCGTATTTCGACGAGAAATATGGCAATGCGGGGAGCACGAATCATCCATTTGGCTGGGAGGCCAAGGAGTCCGTCGATCGCGCCCGCGAGACCATCGCCGCGACGGTCGGCGCGCAGCCGCGCGAGATCGTGTTCACGAGCGGAGCGACTGAGAGCAACAATCTGGCGATCCGCGGAGTGACGGAGTCGGTCGGCGCACGCGGCAATCAAATCGTTAGCGTCGCGACGGAGCACAAGGCCGTGCTCGATCCGCTCATGCATCTGGGCCGACGCGACTTTGAAATCACGCTGCTTTCGGTCGAGCAGGCCGGCGGCCCGCGGGCCGGCCTCATCTCGCCAGAGCAAGTGGCGGACGCGATCAGCGACAAGACGGCGCTCGTCTCGGTCATGTTGGCGAACAACGAGATCGGCGCGATCCAGCCGATCGCCGAGATTGCCGCCGTCTGCCGCGAGCGCGGCGTGCCGCTGCACTGCGACGCCACGCAAGCGGTCGGCAAGATACAGGTCGACGTCGTGCAGCTCGGGATCGACTTGATGAGTTTTTCGGCCCACAAAGTTTACGGGCCAAAAGGCGTCGGCGCGCTGTTTGTTCGCCGACAGCGACCGGCCGTTAAGCTGGAGCCGCAAATCGACGGCGGCGGGCAAGAACACGGGCTGCGCAGCGGAACGCTCGATGTGCCGGGCATCGTGGGGTTCGGCAAAGCGCTCGAAATTGCCGCGGCCGAGTTGCCCGCCGAAATGAATCGGCTGGCGGCGCTGCGGTCGCGGCTGTACGCGGGGTTGCAAGAACGATTGAGTGGCGTTTCGCTCAACGGGCCGGTCCTGGAAATCCCCGGGCCGCGACTTCCGGGCAATCTCAACCTCTCGTTTGCCTACGTCGATGGCGAGGCATTACTGCTTAACATGCGCGACCTGGCGGTCAGTTCCGGAAGCGCTTGCACTTCCGCGAACCCAGAGCCAAGTCACGTGCTGCGGGCATTGGGAATCGACGAAGACCTGGTCCGCGCCAGCTTGCGATTTGGCTTGGGGCGGTTCAACACCGAGGAAGAGGTCGATTTCGCGATTCTCAAGGTGGTTGAAACGGTCAGCCGTCTGCGGCAATTGAGCAGCCTCGCCTAA
- a CDS encoding phosphoesterase, which translates to MLEVQTELVLVVPTELFHRLGHFQGFSADVNRYLGELLSPRNTSYRPRGEVEQDPSFKQLIPYVIFRHREPAGVTTIFQYTRGKGMGEARLHSKQSIGVGGHISIDDRVSEAAVPYAEGMRRELEEEVIIDSPVVERCVGLINDDETPVGQVHLGVVHLVDVERPDVQPRESEIIEAGFRRVEQLLADLSRFETWSQICLRALYG; encoded by the coding sequence ATGCTGGAAGTGCAAACGGAACTTGTGCTGGTCGTGCCGACGGAATTGTTTCACCGGCTCGGGCACTTCCAGGGCTTTTCGGCCGACGTGAACCGCTATCTAGGCGAGTTGCTCAGCCCGCGGAACACGAGCTATCGGCCGCGCGGCGAAGTGGAGCAAGACCCGTCGTTCAAGCAGTTGATCCCCTACGTGATCTTCCGCCATCGCGAGCCGGCGGGGGTAACGACCATCTTTCAATACACCCGAGGCAAGGGAATGGGCGAGGCCCGGCTGCACAGCAAGCAAAGCATCGGCGTTGGCGGGCATATTTCCATCGATGACCGAGTCTCCGAAGCCGCCGTGCCGTATGCCGAAGGGATGCGGCGGGAGCTTGAGGAAGAAGTGATCATCGATAGCCCGGTCGTCGAACGCTGCGTCGGCCTGATCAACGACGACGAGACGCCGGTCGGCCAGGTCCATCTCGGCGTCGTCCACCTGGTCGATGTCGAGCGGCCGGACGTTCAGCCGCGCGAAAGCGAAATCATCGAAGCCGGCTTCCGCCGGGTCGAGCAACTCTTGGCCGACCTGAGCCGGTTCGAAACGTGGTCGCAGATTTGCCTGCGAGCGCTGTATGGGTGA
- a CDS encoding glycosyltransferase translates to MPLRIAFCITELNVGGAERCLVELAIGLKQLGHETSVCCLGPRPVDGAARLLWRLGDAQVPVSFLGARGPLSAPRVLQQLRRQFRAERPDIVQTFLWHANVLGPLAAWSAGIGRIVTGLRVAEPRRRSRWPLERFAGRLADRHVAVSEGVAAFARDRIGLPAEKIVVIPNGVSLDKEPIAAIDLSRFGISAGRRAIAFVGRLDEQKGIEWLVERSPDLFARLPHHDLLIVGKGPLEAAIARRVERLRLAGRVHLVGWREDVSEILAAADLIVAPSQWEGMSNVVLEAMAVARPVVAFDVEGVRDALGANTVAQIVDREDRSAFVESLVRVAANESLQQELGATNRKWVEAHFRLDRMIAAYERLYLELCE, encoded by the coding sequence ATGCCGCTGCGAATCGCCTTCTGCATTACCGAGTTGAACGTCGGCGGCGCCGAGCGATGTCTCGTCGAGCTGGCGATCGGTTTGAAGCAATTGGGCCACGAAACGAGCGTCTGCTGTCTTGGCCCTCGACCCGTGGATGGCGCCGCGCGGTTGCTGTGGAGGCTTGGCGACGCGCAGGTTCCGGTTTCCTTTTTGGGGGCCCGCGGTCCGCTCAGCGCGCCGCGCGTGCTGCAGCAATTGCGGCGGCAGTTTCGCGCCGAGCGGCCTGACATCGTGCAAACGTTTCTCTGGCATGCCAATGTGCTGGGGCCGCTGGCGGCATGGTCGGCGGGAATCGGGAGAATCGTGACGGGATTGCGAGTCGCCGAACCGCGGCGTCGGTCGCGATGGCCGTTGGAGCGATTCGCCGGTCGATTGGCCGATCGACACGTCGCCGTCAGCGAAGGAGTCGCCGCCTTCGCCCGCGATCGAATCGGATTGCCAGCGGAAAAGATCGTCGTGATTCCAAATGGCGTGTCGCTCGACAAGGAACCCATTGCCGCGATCGACCTGTCGCGGTTTGGCATATCAGCGGGGCGGAGGGCAATCGCTTTCGTCGGCCGATTGGACGAGCAAAAGGGGATCGAATGGCTAGTGGAGCGATCGCCCGATTTGTTCGCTCGGCTTCCGCATCACGACTTGCTCATCGTCGGCAAAGGTCCATTAGAAGCGGCGATTGCTCGGCGGGTTGAGCGATTACGACTCGCCGGACGTGTTCATCTTGTCGGCTGGCGCGAGGATGTGTCGGAGATTCTCGCGGCCGCCGACTTGATTGTCGCTCCCTCGCAATGGGAAGGAATGTCGAATGTGGTGCTCGAAGCAATGGCAGTCGCTCGACCGGTTGTCGCATTCGATGTGGAGGGAGTTCGAGATGCTCTTGGAGCCAACACTGTTGCGCAGATCGTTGATCGCGAAGATCGCAGTGCCTTTGTCGAGAGCCTTGTGCGGGTCGCGGCAAACGAATCGCTTCAGCAGGAATTGGGAGCGACGAATCGCAAATGGGTTGAAGCGCACTTTCGCCTCGATCGAATGATCGCGGCCTACGAGCGGCTCTATCTCGAACTCTGCGAATGA